One Cucurbita pepo subsp. pepo cultivar mu-cu-16 chromosome LG07, ASM280686v2, whole genome shotgun sequence genomic region harbors:
- the LOC111798635 gene encoding disease resistance protein RPS6-like isoform X2 has product MDSSIAMSESSALSPNLKWRYDVFLSFRGEDTRSNFTSHLDMALRQKGVNVFIDDKLNRGELISESLFRSIEEALISIVIFSENYASSSWCLDELVKIIECKKSKGQIVCPIFYKVDPSDVRKQTGSFAEALTTHQAKFKTKIQIWKDALTAAANLSGWNLGSRREADLIQNLVEEVLSILNLNCTPLYVAKYPVGIDYQLNFLRLHSPYWTQDEPSIGVYMVGIYGIGGIGKTTLAKALYNKIAHQFEACCFLSKVREASKQFNGLVQLQETLLHEILKEDLKVGNLDKGINIIRYRLRSKKVLIALDDVDKLEQLEALVGAHDWFGIGSMIIVTTRNNHLISTHEFDQKHGIRVMNHDHALELFSWHAFKKSHPPSNYLDLSKRATSYCNGHPLALVVLGSFLCTRAEQAYWKSILDEFENSLNKDINDILQISFDGLEEKEKEIFLDISCLLVGEKVDYVKNILNACHLNPDFGILVLMDLSLIMVENDKVEMHDLIRQMGYKIVNGESSEPGKRSRLWLEEDILKVFIDNSGTDAVKAIKLELPNLTRLDVDPRAFRKMKNLRLLMVRNARFSTNLKYLPDNLKWIKWHAFSQDSLPSSFITKNLVGLDLQYSRIQNVEKGWKDCKRLKLVDFSYSRLEKIPDFSTSSSLEKLYLNHCINLRAIPMSVVSLSKLVILDLNHCSNLKKLPSYLRLKSLKVLNLNYCKKLEELPNFSAVSNLEKLYLKECTNLRMIHESIGSLDELVTLDLEKCSNLKKLPGCLSLKSLKHLNLDHCKKLQEIPDFSAALNLQSLYLKKCTNLRVLHESIGSLDNLVVLDVRHCTKLEKLPSYLKLKSLKYLELSGCSKLEMFPKIAENMKSLVLLHLDSTGIKKLPSSIGNLTELKVLNLDGCTNLISVPGIIYLLQNLEELHLGGCSRFEMLPHKWDSPIHHGNLPTNPMFSKLTLLDLQHCNLSNADFLEILCDVNPFLNSLLLSKNKFCSLPSCLHKFMSLWNLQLRNCKFLQQIPNLPQCIQRMDATGCESLVRSPDNILDIISSKQDITLGDFPREFILMNIEIPEWFSHQTISNSIKVNFRHDHNIERTLATSAKFRVDGDSYEGEALISCNIFIGYRLQSSFMRKFAPSTSEYTWLVTTSSPTFSSSLATNDWNDVIVWFEVVKSREVNVTIRSCGVHLTDEVDGIQNDIKGQGVIYTDYDQSVELGSWDVIKSFAQEVSARSDCNAMLHAQNFPVEIDSKIQPLNNFPLHVTCYGVTRISGMEGMAETTLAKSIFDKLVDHYVGRKALNDWGGFIEMDKLGFRGGFRSCNTSNRLSSQKYLRVFDGGYEFDIVNDAVDSDGHLNFTRFLRIDDVKDSIPMM; this is encoded by the exons ATGGATTCTTCCATTGCTATGTCAGAATCATCTGCTCTTTCTCCAAATTTGAAGTGGAGATATGATGTGTTTTTGAGTTTTAGAGGAGAGGATACTCGATCTAACTTCACCAGTCATCTTGACATGGCCTTGCGGCAAAAGGGAGTCAACGTCTTCATTGATGATAAGCTCAACAGGGGTGAGCTAATCTCTGAATCTCTTTTCCGATCTATTGAGGAAGCTTTGATTTCTATTGTTATATTCTCTGAAAATTATGCATCATCTTCATGGTGTCTGGATGAATTGGTGAAAATAATCGAATGTAAGAAATCCAAAGGTCAGATAGTTTGTCCAATTTTCTATAAGGTGGATCCATCGGATGTACGAAAACAAACCGGAAGTTTTGCAGAGGCATTGACCACACATCAAGCTAAGTTCAAGACAAAAATCCAAATTTGGAAAGATGCTTTAACTGCTGCAGCTAACTTGTCTGGCTGGAACCTAGGATCTag GAGGGAGGCTGATCTTATTCAAAACCTTGTTGAAGAAGTATTGTCgatattaaatcttaattgTACGCCTTTATATGTAGCTAAGTATCCGGTTGGAATTGATTAtcaactaaattttttaaggcTACACTCCCCTTATTGGACACAAGATGAGCCTAGTATTGGTGTTTACATGGTGGGAATATATGGGATTGGAGGCATTGGTAAAACAACTTTGGCCAAAGCTTTATACAACAAAATTGCTCACCAATTTGAAGCTTGCTGCTTCCTATCAAAAGTTAGGGAAGCTTCAAAGCAATTCAATGGCCTTGTTCAACTTCAGGAAACCCTACTCCATGAAATCTTAAAGGAAGATTTGAAGGTTGGTAACCTTGACAAAGGAATTAACATCATAAGGTATAGATTGCGTTCAAAGAAAGTTCTTATCGCTCTGGATGATGTGGATAAGCTTGAGCAGTTAGAAGCATTGGTTGGTGCACATGATTGGTTTGGCATTGGTAGTATGATCATCGTGACAACAAGAAACAATCATTTGATTTCTACCCATGAATTTGATCAAAAGCATGGTATTCGAGTGATGAATCACGATCACGCCCTTGAACTTTTTAGTTGGCATGCTTTTAAGAAAAGTCATCCACCAAGTAATTATTTAGACCTTTCAAAACGTGCTACAAGTTATTGTAATGGTCATCCCTTGGCTCTGGTTGTTTTGGGTTCTTTCCTCTGTACCAGAGCTGAGCAAGCATATTGGAAAAGTATATTAGATGAATTTGAGAACTCTTTGAACAAAGACATCAATGACATTCTTCAAATAAGTTTTGATGGgcttgaagaaaaagaaaaggagatttTCCTCGATATTTCTTGTCTTCTAGTGGGAGAAAAAGTTGACTacgttaagaatattttaaacgCATGTCATCTCAATccagattttggaattttagTCCTTATGGATCTTTCACTTATTATGGTTGAAAACGATAAGGTGGAGATGCATGATTTAATACGACAGATGGGTTATAAAATAGTCAATGGTGAATCTTCTGAGCCGGGAAAAAGAAGTAGATTGTGGTTAGAAGAGGACATTTTGAAGGTGTTTATTGATAACTCT GGAACAGATGCAGTTAAAGCCATAAAGTTGGAGTTGCCTAATCTCACAAGATTAGATGTGGATCCACGAgcttttagaaaaatgaaaaatttaagattactTATGGTTCGAAATGCAAGATTTTCTACCAATCTTAAATATCTACCGGATAACTTAAAGTGGATTAAGTGGCATGCATTTAGTCAGGACTCTCTGCCGTCAagttttattacaaaaaatctCGTTGGATTAGATTTGCAATACAGTCGCATCCAAAATGTTGAGAAAGGATGGAAG GATTGTAAAAGGTTGAAGCTGGTTGATTTTAGTTACTCAAGATTAGAGAAAATTCCCGACTTCTCTACCTCATCGAGCCTTGAAAAATTGTATCTTAACCACTGCATAAATTTAAGAGCAATTCCTATGTCGGTTGTTTCTCTTAGTAAGCTTGTTATCTTAGACCTTAATCACTGTTCCAACCTTAAAAAGCTTCCAAGTTATCTCAGGTTGAAGTCTCTTAAAGTTTTGAACCTCAATTACTGCAAAAAACTTGAGGAACTTCCAAATTTCTCTGCAGTATCAAACCTTGAAAAATTGTATTTGAAAGAATGCACAAATTTAAGAATGATTCACGAGTCTATTGGATCTCTAGATGAACTTGTTACCTTGGACCTTGAAAAATGTTCTAATCTTAAAAAACTTCCAGGCTGCCTTTCATTGAAATCTCTTAAACATTTGAATCTCGATCACTGCAAAAAGCTTCAGGAAATTCCAGACTTCTCTGCCGCATTAAACCTTCAAAGCTTGTATCTTAAAAAATGCACAAATTTAAGAGTGCTTCACGAGTCTATTGGATCTTTGGATAATCTTGTTGTCTTGGACGTTAGACATTGTACTAAGCTTGAAAAGCTTCCAAGCTACCTCAAGTTAAAATCTCTTAAATATCTCGAACTCTCTGGCTGCTCTAAGCTCGAAATGTTTCCAAAGATTGCTGAAAACATGAAATCATTAGTATTATTGCATTTGGATTCTACTGGCATAAAGAAGCTACCTTCGTCAATTGGAAACCTTACTGAGCTCAAAGTCTTAAATCTTGACGGTTGCACAAACCTCATCTCTGTTCCTGggataatttatttgttacaGAATCTTGAAGAGCTTCATCTCGGTGGGTGTTCTAGATTTGAAATGCTTCCCCATAAATGGGACTCACCAATCCATCATGGAAACTTACCCACAAACCCTATGTTTTCCAAGCTAACTTTGTTGGATCTTCAACATTGCAACCTATCAAATGCAGATTTCTTGGAAATTCTATGTGATGTCAACCCTTTCTTAAATAGCCTACTCTTGTcgaaaaacaaattttgtaGTCTACCCTCATGTCTTCATAAGTTTATGTCCTTGTGGAATCTCCAGTTGAGGAATTGTAAGTTTCTTCAACAAATTCCAAACCTTCCTCAGTGTATACAAAGAATGGATGCCACGGGTTGTGAATCATTGGTTAGAAGTCCAGACAATATTTTGGATATAATATCAAGCAAGCAG GACATTACACTAGGTGACTTTCCTAGAGAGTTCATTCTAATGAACATTGAAATTCCAGAATGGTTCAGCCACCAGACTatatcaaattcaataaaGGTTAACTTTCGACATGATCACAATATAGAAAGAACTTTGGCTACTTCTGCTAAGTTCAGAGTAGATGGAGATTCATATGAAGGAGAAGCCTTAATTTCATGTAACATATTCATCGGGTATAGACTCCAAAGTTCTTTTATGAGAAAATTCGCACCATCAACATCAGAATATACATGGTTAGTAACAACTTCTTCTCCAACATTTAGTAGCTCCTTAGCGACGAATGATTGGAATGATGTTATAGTCTGGTTTGAAGTTGTTAAAAGTCGTGAGGTTAACGTAACTATAAGAAGCTGTGGTGTCCATCTCACTGATGAGGTCGATGGGATACAAAATGATATTAAGGGGCAAGGAGTAATCTATACAGATTATGATCAATCGGTGGAATTGGGTAGCTG GGATGTCATCAAATCCTTCGCTCAAGAAGTCTCCGCCAGATCAGATTGCAATGCAATGTTGCATGCACAGAACTTTCCAGTTGAAATTGATTCCAAAATACAACCACTTAACAACTTTCCCTTACACGTAACATGTTATGGCGTTACAAGGATAAGTGGCATGGAAGGCATGGCAGAGACGACACTCGCCAAATCTATATTTGATAAACTAGTGGATCATTACGTTGGGAGAAAGGCTTTAAACGATTGGGGTGGGTTTATTGAAATGGATAAACTTGGATTTCGTGGAGGATTTCGAAGTTGTAACACAAGCAATAGACTGTCTTCCCAAAAATACCTAAGAGTTTTTGATGGTGGGTATGAATTTGACATTGTGAACGATGCGGTTGATAGTGATGGtcatttgaattttacaaGATTTTTAAGGATTGATGATGTAAAAGACAG TATACCGATGATGTAA
- the LOC111798635 gene encoding disease resistance protein RPS6-like isoform X3, whose product MDSSIAMSESSALSPNLKWRYDVFLSFRGEDTRSNFTSHLDMALRQKGVNVFIDDKLNRGELISESLFRSIEEALISIVIFSENYASSSWCLDELVKIIECKKSKGQIVCPIFYKVDPSDVRKQTGSFAEALTTHQAKFKTKIQIWKDALTAAANLSGWNLGSRREADLIQNLVEEVLSILNLNCTPLYVAKYPVGIDYQLNFLRLHSPYWTQDEPSIGVYMVGIYGIGGIGKTTLAKALYNKIAHQFEACCFLSKVREASKQFNGLVQLQETLLHEILKEDLKVGNLDKGINIIRYRLRSKKVLIALDDVDKLEQLEALVGAHDWFGIGSMIIVTTRNNHLISTHEFDQKHGIRVMNHDHALELFSWHAFKKSHPPSNYLDLSKRATSYCNGHPLALVVLGSFLCTRAEQAYWKSILDEFENSLNKDINDILQISFDGLEEKEKEIFLDISCLLVGEKVDYVKNILNACHLNPDFGILVLMDLSLIMVENDKVEMHDLIRQMGYKIVNGESSEPGKRSRLWLEEDILKVFIDNSGTDAVKAIKLELPNLTRLDVDPRAFRKMKNLRLLMVRNARFSTNLKYLPDNLKWIKWHAFSQDSLPSSFITKNLVGLDLQYSRIQNVEKGWKDCKRLKLVDFSYSRLEKIPDFSTSSSLEKLYLNHCINLRAIPMSVVSLSKLVILDLNHCSNLKKLPSYLRLKSLKVLNLNYCKKLEELPNFSAVSNLEKLYLKECTNLRMIHESIGSLDELVTLDLEKCSNLKKLPGCLSLKSLKHLNLDHCKKLQEIPDFSAALNLQSLYLKKCTNLRVLHESIGSLDNLVVLDVRHCTKLEKLPSYLKLKSLKYLELSGCSKLEMFPKIAENMKSLVLLHLDSTGIKKLPSSIGNLTELKVLNLDGCTNLISVPGIIYLLQNLEELHLGGCSRFEMLPHKWDSPIHHGNLPTNPMFSKLTLLDLQHCNLSNADFLEILCDVNPFLNSLLLSKNKFCSLPSCLHKFMSLWNLQLRNCKFLQQIPNLPQCIQRMDATGCESLVRSPDNILDIISSKQDITLGDFPREFILMNIEIPEWFSHQTISNSIKVNFRHDHNIERTLATSAKFRVDGDSYEGEALISCNIFIGYRLQSSFMRKFAPSTSEYTWLVTTSSPTFSSSLATNDWNDVIVWFEVVKSREVNVTIRSCGVHLTDEVDGIQNDIKGQGVIYTDYDQSVELGSWDVIKSFAQEVSARSDCNAMLHAQNFPVEIDSKIQPLNNFPLHVTCYGVTRISGMEGMAETTLAKSIFDKLVDHYVGRKALNDWGGFIEMDKLGFRGGFRSCNTSNRLSSQKYLRVFDGGYEFDIVNDAVDSDGHLNFTRFLRIDDVKDSIPMM is encoded by the exons ATGGATTCTTCCATTGCTATGTCAGAATCATCTGCTCTTTCTCCAAATTTGAAGTGGAGATATGATGTGTTTTTGAGTTTTAGAGGAGAGGATACTCGATCTAACTTCACCAGTCATCTTGACATGGCCTTGCGGCAAAAGGGAGTCAACGTCTTCATTGATGATAAGCTCAACAGGGGTGAGCTAATCTCTGAATCTCTTTTCCGATCTATTGAGGAAGCTTTGATTTCTATTGTTATATTCTCTGAAAATTATGCATCATCTTCATGGTGTCTGGATGAATTGGTGAAAATAATCGAATGTAAGAAATCCAAAGGTCAGATAGTTTGTCCAATTTTCTATAAGGTGGATCCATCGGATGTACGAAAACAAACCGGAAGTTTTGCAGAGGCATTGACCACACATCAAGCTAAGTTCAAGACAAAAATCCAAATTTGGAAAGATGCTTTAACTGCTGCAGCTAACTTGTCTGGCTGGAACCTAGGATCTag GAGGGAGGCTGATCTTATTCAAAACCTTGTTGAAGAAGTATTGTCgatattaaatcttaattgTACGCCTTTATATGTAGCTAAGTATCCGGTTGGAATTGATTAtcaactaaattttttaaggcTACACTCCCCTTATTGGACACAAGATGAGCCTAGTATTGGTGTTTACATGGTGGGAATATATGGGATTGGAGGCATTGGTAAAACAACTTTGGCCAAAGCTTTATACAACAAAATTGCTCACCAATTTGAAGCTTGCTGCTTCCTATCAAAAGTTAGGGAAGCTTCAAAGCAATTCAATGGCCTTGTTCAACTTCAGGAAACCCTACTCCATGAAATCTTAAAGGAAGATTTGAAGGTTGGTAACCTTGACAAAGGAATTAACATCATAAGGTATAGATTGCGTTCAAAGAAAGTTCTTATCGCTCTGGATGATGTGGATAAGCTTGAGCAGTTAGAAGCATTGGTTGGTGCACATGATTGGTTTGGCATTGGTAGTATGATCATCGTGACAACAAGAAACAATCATTTGATTTCTACCCATGAATTTGATCAAAAGCATGGTATTCGAGTGATGAATCACGATCACGCCCTTGAACTTTTTAGTTGGCATGCTTTTAAGAAAAGTCATCCACCAAGTAATTATTTAGACCTTTCAAAACGTGCTACAAGTTATTGTAATGGTCATCCCTTGGCTCTGGTTGTTTTGGGTTCTTTCCTCTGTACCAGAGCTGAGCAAGCATATTGGAAAAGTATATTAGATGAATTTGAGAACTCTTTGAACAAAGACATCAATGACATTCTTCAAATAAGTTTTGATGGgcttgaagaaaaagaaaaggagatttTCCTCGATATTTCTTGTCTTCTAGTGGGAGAAAAAGTTGACTacgttaagaatattttaaacgCATGTCATCTCAATccagattttggaattttagTCCTTATGGATCTTTCACTTATTATGGTTGAAAACGATAAGGTGGAGATGCATGATTTAATACGACAGATGGGTTATAAAATAGTCAATGGTGAATCTTCTGAGCCGGGAAAAAGAAGTAGATTGTGGTTAGAAGAGGACATTTTGAAGGTGTTTATTGATAACTCT GGAACAGATGCAGTTAAAGCCATAAAGTTGGAGTTGCCTAATCTCACAAGATTAGATGTGGATCCACGAgcttttagaaaaatgaaaaatttaagattactTATGGTTCGAAATGCAAGATTTTCTACCAATCTTAAATATCTACCGGATAACTTAAAGTGGATTAAGTGGCATGCATTTAGTCAGGACTCTCTGCCGTCAagttttattacaaaaaatctCGTTGGATTAGATTTGCAATACAGTCGCATCCAAAATGTTGAGAAAGGATGGAAG GATTGTAAAAGGTTGAAGCTGGTTGATTTTAGTTACTCAAGATTAGAGAAAATTCCCGACTTCTCTACCTCATCGAGCCTTGAAAAATTGTATCTTAACCACTGCATAAATTTAAGAGCAATTCCTATGTCGGTTGTTTCTCTTAGTAAGCTTGTTATCTTAGACCTTAATCACTGTTCCAACCTTAAAAAGCTTCCAAGTTATCTCAGGTTGAAGTCTCTTAAAGTTTTGAACCTCAATTACTGCAAAAAACTTGAGGAACTTCCAAATTTCTCTGCAGTATCAAACCTTGAAAAATTGTATTTGAAAGAATGCACAAATTTAAGAATGATTCACGAGTCTATTGGATCTCTAGATGAACTTGTTACCTTGGACCTTGAAAAATGTTCTAATCTTAAAAAACTTCCAGGCTGCCTTTCATTGAAATCTCTTAAACATTTGAATCTCGATCACTGCAAAAAGCTTCAGGAAATTCCAGACTTCTCTGCCGCATTAAACCTTCAAAGCTTGTATCTTAAAAAATGCACAAATTTAAGAGTGCTTCACGAGTCTATTGGATCTTTGGATAATCTTGTTGTCTTGGACGTTAGACATTGTACTAAGCTTGAAAAGCTTCCAAGCTACCTCAAGTTAAAATCTCTTAAATATCTCGAACTCTCTGGCTGCTCTAAGCTCGAAATGTTTCCAAAGATTGCTGAAAACATGAAATCATTAGTATTATTGCATTTGGATTCTACTGGCATAAAGAAGCTACCTTCGTCAATTGGAAACCTTACTGAGCTCAAAGTCTTAAATCTTGACGGTTGCACAAACCTCATCTCTGTTCCTGggataatttatttgttacaGAATCTTGAAGAGCTTCATCTCGGTGGGTGTTCTAGATTTGAAATGCTTCCCCATAAATGGGACTCACCAATCCATCATGGAAACTTACCCACAAACCCTATGTTTTCCAAGCTAACTTTGTTGGATCTTCAACATTGCAACCTATCAAATGCAGATTTCTTGGAAATTCTATGTGATGTCAACCCTTTCTTAAATAGCCTACTCTTGTcgaaaaacaaattttgtaGTCTACCCTCATGTCTTCATAAGTTTATGTCCTTGTGGAATCTCCAGTTGAGGAATTGTAAGTTTCTTCAACAAATTCCAAACCTTCCTCAGTGTATACAAAGAATGGATGCCACGGGTTGTGAATCATTGGTTAGAAGTCCAGACAATATTTTGGATATAATATCAAGCAAGCAG GACATTACACTAG GTGACTTTCCTAGAGAGTTCATTCTAATGAACATTGAAATTCCAGAATGGTTCAGCCACCAGACTatatcaaattcaataaaGGTTAACTTTCGACATGATCACAATATAGAAAGAACTTTGGCTACTTCTGCTAAGTTCAGAGTAGATGGAGATTCATATGAAGGAGAAGCCTTAATTTCATGTAACATATTCATCGGGTATAGACTCCAAAGTTCTTTTATGAGAAAATTCGCACCATCAACATCAGAATATACATGGTTAGTAACAACTTCTTCTCCAACATTTAGTAGCTCCTTAGCGACGAATGATTGGAATGATGTTATAGTCTGGTTTGAAGTTGTTAAAAGTCGTGAGGTTAACGTAACTATAAGAAGCTGTGGTGTCCATCTCACTGATGAGGTCGATGGGATACAAAATGATATTAAGGGGCAAGGAGTAATCTATACAGATTATGATCAATCGGTGGAATTGGGAAGCTG GGATGTCATCAAATCCTTCGCTCAAGAAGTCTCCGCCAGATCAGATTGCAATGCAATGTTGCATGCACAGAACTTTCCAGTTGAAATTGATTCCAAAATACAACCACTTAACAACTTTCCCTTACACGTAACATGTTATGGCGTTACAAGGATAAGTGGCATGGAAGGCATGGCAGAGACGACACTCGCCAAATCTATATTTGATAAACTAGTGGATCATTACGTTGGGAGAAAGGCTTTAAACGATTGGGGTGGGTTTATTGAAATGGATAAACTTGGATTTCGTGGAGGATTTCGAAGTTGTAACACAAGCAATAGACTGTCTTCCCAAAAATACCTAAGAGTTTTTGATGGTGGGTATGAATTTGACATTGTGAACGATGCGGTTGATAGTGATGGtcatttgaattttacaaGATTTTTAAGGATTGATGATGTAAAAGACAG TATACCGATGATGTAA